A window of the candidate division KSB1 bacterium genome harbors these coding sequences:
- a CDS encoding citrate (Si)-synthase → MATLKQKLAEQIPRLREDIANLVKTHGDKVISEVTVAQAYGGMRGVKSLICDTSLVDPEKGLIIRGIPIAQLTDETPEEVFYLLCTGELPDKAALEDLRNEFTKRAKVPEYVWAVLRAMPKDSHPMAMFDTAILVMERESLFRKRYDEGMTKTEYWEPMLEDSLNLLARLPAVAAGVYRIRFKDGKLIKGDPELDWSANYVRMLGFDDPTGEFANLMRLYLVLHSDHESGNVSAHTCHLVGSALSDAYYAVSAGLNGLAGPLHGLANQECLKFVLEILEKYKGVPSDEELKKFAWDTLNSGKVIPGYGHAVLRATDPRFTAFHAFGKRVCAQDKVFQIVDRLFAVVPEVLQAHGKAKNPWPNVDAGSGALLYYFGLKEFDYYTVLFGVSRALGMCAQLIVGRAMGAPIERPKSVGTDWVKKQVGAA, encoded by the coding sequence ATGGCAACCTTGAAGCAGAAACTGGCTGAGCAGATCCCGCGTTTGCGAGAAGACATTGCCAACCTGGTCAAAACCCACGGTGACAAGGTCATCTCCGAAGTCACCGTGGCCCAGGCCTACGGCGGCATGCGCGGTGTCAAGTCTCTGATCTGCGACACTTCTTTGGTGGATCCAGAGAAGGGGCTCATTATCAGAGGCATACCCATCGCCCAGCTCACCGACGAGACGCCCGAGGAGGTGTTTTATCTGCTGTGCACCGGAGAGCTGCCCGACAAGGCCGCTCTGGAGGACCTGCGCAATGAGTTCACCAAGCGCGCGAAGGTCCCGGAGTATGTGTGGGCTGTGCTGCGCGCGATGCCCAAGGATTCGCACCCCATGGCCATGTTCGACACGGCCATCCTGGTGATGGAGCGCGAATCGCTGTTCCGCAAGCGCTACGACGAGGGCATGACCAAGACCGAGTACTGGGAGCCGATGCTGGAGGACTCGCTCAATCTCTTGGCACGGCTGCCGGCGGTGGCGGCGGGTGTGTACCGCATCCGTTTCAAGGATGGCAAGCTTATCAAGGGCGACCCAGAGCTGGATTGGAGTGCGAACTATGTGCGCATGCTGGGGTTCGATGACCCCACCGGGGAGTTCGCCAACTTGATGCGCCTGTACCTGGTGCTGCACAGCGACCACGAGAGCGGCAACGTGAGCGCTCACACCTGCCACCTGGTGGGCTCGGCTCTTTCGGATGCCTACTATGCGGTTTCTGCGGGACTGAACGGGTTGGCCGGCCCTCTGCACGGGCTCGCCAATCAGGAATGCCTGAAATTCGTGTTGGAGATCCTGGAGAAGTACAAAGGCGTGCCCAGCGATGAGGAGCTGAAAAAGTTCGCCTGGGACACCCTGAATTCAGGCAAGGTCATTCCTGGCTATGGACATGCGGTGCTGCGGGCCACCGACCCACGCTTCACCGCTTTCCACGCCTTTGGCAAGCGCGTCTGCGCGCAGGACAAGGTGTTCCAGATCGTCGACCGGCTGTTTGCGGTGGTGCCGGAGGTGCTGCAGGCCCATGGCAAGGCCAAGAACCCCTGGCCTAATGTCGACGCCGGTTCAGGGGCGCTACTCTACTACTTCGGCCTCAAGGAGTTCGACTACTACACGGTGCTGTTCGGCGTCTCGCGAGCTCTGGGCATGTGCGCGCAACTGATCGTCGGTCGCGCCATGGGTGCACCCATCGAGCGCCCGAAGTCGGTAGGAACCGATTGGGTCAAGAAGCAAGTCGGCGCAGCGTAG
- a CDS encoding hydrogenase iron-sulfur subunit, with amino-acid sequence MTAAFEPKVLVLCCDWCADAAADLAGVARLPMQPNFAVVRMECTSRVEPEFVIEALRRGADGVMIAGCHPGDCHYVGGNFRTMRRFALLRSMLRQFGVDPRRLRLEWILATEAPKFQQMVNNFVDTVRRLGPSPFRASGAR; translated from the coding sequence GTGACTGCGGCGTTCGAACCTAAAGTTTTGGTGCTTTGTTGTGACTGGTGTGCCGATGCGGCTGCGGACCTGGCAGGCGTGGCGCGGCTGCCCATGCAGCCGAACTTTGCCGTGGTGCGCATGGAGTGCACCTCGCGCGTGGAGCCAGAGTTTGTCATCGAAGCGCTGCGCCGTGGCGCCGACGGCGTGATGATCGCCGGTTGTCATCCAGGCGATTGTCACTACGTCGGCGGCAACTTCCGCACGATGCGGCGGTTTGCCCTTTTGCGCAGCATGCTGCGGCAGTTCGGCGTTGACCCGCGAAGGCTCCGATTAGAGTGGATCCTGGCCACCGAGGCGCCCAAGTTCCAGCAGATGGTCAACAACTTTGTGGACACCGTGAGAAGACTTGGGCCGAGCCCCTTCCGCGCCTCGGGTGCACGTTGA
- a CDS encoding FAD-dependent oxidoreductase produces the protein MVAALDIAAQGFAVHLVEKSGELGGNALLFDRTLEGLDVADFVRKTIEKVRANPRITVHLRSEVTRLDGFVGNFRTTVRRASGAKRQLQHGVVVVATGAVEYQPKEYLYGKNRRVLTQTQLEQRLAKGKLNPSRLKCVVMIQCVGSRDERRPYCSRICCSQAIRNALALKTANPDLAVYVLNRDIMTYGFSEEYYTKAREAGVIFLRYDLAQKPVVRQRNGKLEVLVLDKIIDEMLLFTADLVVLSTGVVAAKNGRLSKVLRVPLDEDGFFAEVNSKFRPLDLARAGVFVGGLAHSPRSLRESVTHAHALAARVTALLTRGELSWQGVYAHPDEELCTGCRICEGACEFDAIRINRVRENGRYKERAEVIQAMCTGCGCCVAACASGAMRQQGRTRDQLMAVIGAALS, from the coding sequence ATGGTTGCCGCCCTGGACATCGCCGCCCAGGGCTTCGCCGTCCACTTGGTGGAGAAAAGCGGAGAGCTCGGGGGCAACGCGCTGCTCTTCGACCGCACCCTGGAGGGACTGGACGTCGCCGATTTTGTGCGGAAGACTATCGAGAAGGTCAGAGCCAATCCGCGCATCACCGTCCATCTCCGCTCGGAGGTCACACGTCTTGATGGGTTCGTGGGCAACTTCCGCACGACGGTGCGGCGGGCCTCCGGGGCGAAGCGCCAGCTGCAGCATGGGGTGGTGGTGGTGGCCACAGGTGCCGTCGAGTACCAACCCAAGGAGTACCTGTATGGGAAAAACCGCCGGGTGCTCACCCAGACCCAGCTGGAGCAACGGCTCGCCAAGGGCAAACTGAACCCCTCGCGGCTCAAGTGCGTGGTCATGATTCAGTGTGTGGGCTCCCGCGATGAGCGGCGGCCCTACTGTAGCCGCATCTGCTGTTCGCAGGCCATCCGGAATGCCCTTGCCCTCAAGACGGCCAACCCAGACCTGGCGGTCTACGTGCTCAATCGGGACATTATGACCTACGGCTTCAGCGAGGAATACTACACCAAGGCCAGGGAGGCCGGGGTAATCTTTCTCCGCTACGACTTAGCCCAGAAGCCGGTGGTCAGACAGCGGAATGGCAAACTGGAAGTGCTTGTGCTGGACAAGATCATCGACGAGATGCTCCTGTTCACCGCAGACTTGGTGGTTCTTTCCACCGGTGTGGTCGCGGCCAAGAACGGCAGACTGAGCAAGGTATTGCGCGTGCCATTGGATGAAGATGGGTTTTTTGCCGAAGTCAACAGCAAGTTCCGGCCGCTTGACCTTGCCCGCGCAGGCGTGTTTGTCGGCGGCCTGGCGCACTCGCCACGCTCGTTGCGCGAGTCGGTGACCCATGCCCATGCCCTTGCGGCGCGGGTCACGGCACTGCTGACACGCGGTGAACTGTCCTGGCAAGGGGTGTACGCTCACCCTGACGAAGAGCTCTGCACGGGTTGCCGAATCTGTGAAGGCGCCTGCGAGTTCGATGCCATTCGCATCAACCGCGTGCGCGAGAACGGGCGTTACAAGGAGCGCGCCGAGGTCATCCAGGCCATGTGCACTGGCTGCGGCTGCTGTGTGGCGGCCTGTGCCAGTGGCGCCATGCGACAGCAGGGCAGGACCCGCGACCAGCTCATGGCGGTGATCGGCGCGGCGCTGAGCTGA